One segment of Bradyrhizobium sp. WD16 DNA contains the following:
- a CDS encoding MBL fold metallo-hydrolase → MVDRRDVLKLMAAGGAIALAPGSLALAQTGGKPRTRIVFLGTKGGPRVGIGASNPSNAVVVNGTPFVIDCGMGVSRQLVNAGIPIPSVKYILITHHHSDHNLEYGNLAYNAWAAGLSTPIEAFGPKGLEAMTKDFWQLNNFDVETRIADEGRPDPRKLLIAKDIDEGVVLQTADVKITAFRTPHPPIKDNFAYKFETPDGVIVFSGDTAYNPKLAEFAKGADVLVHEVMFEPAVDRLVLKTRNGASLKKHLMDSHTTTDNVGRIAAAAGVKVLALNHFVPGDDPQVTDEDWTAGVKKHFSGRIVVSRDLMELPLPV, encoded by the coding sequence GTGGTCGATCGTCGAGACGTCCTGAAGCTGATGGCGGCCGGTGGCGCGATCGCGCTGGCGCCTGGATCGCTCGCCTTGGCGCAGACCGGCGGCAAGCCGCGCACCCGCATCGTCTTTCTCGGCACCAAAGGCGGACCAAGGGTCGGGATCGGCGCCTCCAATCCGTCCAATGCGGTGGTGGTCAACGGCACGCCCTTTGTCATCGACTGCGGCATGGGCGTCAGCCGGCAGCTCGTCAATGCCGGCATTCCGATTCCGTCCGTCAAATATATCCTGATCACCCACCACCATTCCGACCACAACCTCGAATACGGCAATCTCGCCTACAATGCCTGGGCCGCCGGGCTGTCGACGCCGATCGAGGCCTTCGGCCCCAAGGGGCTCGAGGCCATGACGAAGGATTTCTGGCAGCTCAACAACTTCGACGTCGAGACACGAATCGCCGACGAGGGCCGGCCCGATCCGCGCAAACTGCTGATCGCGAAAGACATCGACGAGGGCGTCGTGCTGCAGACCGCCGACGTCAAGATCACGGCGTTCAGGACGCCGCATCCGCCGATCAAGGACAATTTCGCCTACAAGTTCGAGACGCCGGACGGCGTCATCGTTTTCTCCGGAGACACCGCCTACAATCCCAAGCTCGCCGAATTCGCCAAGGGCGCCGATGTCCTGGTGCATGAGGTGATGTTCGAGCCCGCGGTCGATCGCCTGGTGCTCAAGACCAGGAATGGCGCGTCGCTGAAGAAGCATTTGATGGACAGCCACACCACCACCGACAATGTCGGCCGCATCGCCGCGGCCGCCGGGGTCAAGGTGCTGGCGCTCAACCATTTCGTGCCGGGCGATGATCCGCAGGTCACCGACGAGGACTGGACCGCGGGCGTGAAGAAGCATTTCTCCGGCCGCATCGTCGTCTCCAGGGATCTGATGGAGTTACCGCTGCCGGTGTAG
- a CDS encoding FAD-dependent oxidoreductase — MSISRRALLRASLGAALGSVPGSGRAFAAPLPRDAEIVVIGAGAAGIAAARRIAAAGRKVLVLEAGDRVGGRCLTDMTGFGVAVDRGGRWIYNADTQHLARLAHDVGMELAAGPQGQKVRVGRRNARAAEAEEFLVTLVRASRAIEEGGRRGDIACAALLPKDLGDWAGATSFLLGPAATGRDLKDLSAADQFRADRRDSLVAPRQGTGALLMKLAEGLPLALSTPVTRIVWGGRDLAVETPAGTVTPRAVVLTASTAVLLSGKIRFAPELPKRVVDAASKLTLGSYDRVLLELPNNPLGLARDDVLIEQSQDNRTGLLQANLGGSAVCSLDIGGGFGRDLSAQGEAAMIAFAIEWLTKLFGSDIAGAVKRTAATRWNAAPWALGAMSAALPGGQAGRRILMEPMGSLFLAGDAVHETAFGTIGGAWQSGERAAEAALTRIGALKPAAPEKPARPAKRKPPRRESPRAPVLGWPRM, encoded by the coding sequence ATGAGCATCAGCCGCCGCGCCTTGTTGCGCGCCTCGCTCGGGGCCGCCCTCGGCAGCGTGCCGGGTTCCGGCCGGGCGTTTGCCGCGCCGTTGCCGCGCGATGCCGAGATCGTGGTGATCGGCGCCGGCGCCGCCGGCATCGCTGCGGCGCGCCGCATCGCGGCGGCCGGGCGCAAGGTGCTAGTGCTCGAAGCCGGCGATCGTGTCGGCGGCCGCTGTCTCACCGACATGACCGGCTTCGGCGTCGCCGTCGACCGCGGCGGGCGCTGGATCTATAACGCCGATACCCAGCATCTGGCGCGGCTCGCTCACGATGTCGGCATGGAACTGGCCGCAGGACCCCAGGGCCAGAAGGTCCGGGTCGGGCGCCGCAATGCCCGGGCCGCCGAAGCCGAGGAGTTTCTCGTCACGCTGGTGCGGGCCAGCCGCGCCATCGAGGAGGGCGGGCGCCGCGGCGATATCGCCTGCGCGGCCCTGCTGCCCAAGGACCTCGGCGACTGGGCCGGCGCGACTTCGTTCTTGCTGGGGCCGGCCGCAACCGGACGCGACCTCAAGGACCTCTCCGCCGCGGATCAGTTCCGCGCCGACCGCCGCGACAGTCTGGTGGCGCCGCGCCAGGGTACCGGCGCATTGTTGATGAAGCTCGCCGAGGGCCTGCCGCTGGCGCTGTCAACGCCGGTAACCCGCATCGTCTGGGGCGGTCGCGATCTCGCGGTGGAGACGCCTGCCGGCACCGTGACGCCTCGCGCCGTCGTTCTCACCGCGTCTACCGCGGTGTTGCTGTCGGGCAAGATCAGATTCGCCCCGGAGCTGCCCAAGCGCGTCGTCGATGCGGCATCGAAGCTGACCCTTGGCAGCTACGACCGCGTGCTGCTGGAACTGCCGAACAATCCGCTCGGGCTTGCCCGCGACGACGTGCTGATCGAGCAGAGCCAGGACAACCGCACCGGCCTGCTCCAGGCCAATCTCGGCGGCTCCGCGGTGTGCTCGCTCGATATCGGCGGCGGCTTCGGGCGAGATCTCTCCGCCCAGGGCGAGGCGGCGATGATCGCTTTCGCCATCGAATGGCTGACCAAGCTGTTCGGCAGCGACATTGCCGGCGCGGTCAAGCGTACGGCGGCAACGCGGTGGAACGCGGCGCCGTGGGCGCTCGGGGCGATGTCGGCGGCGCTGCCCGGCGGCCAGGCCGGCCGTCGCATTCTGATGGAACCGATGGGTTCGCTGTTCCTGGCCGGCGATGCCGTCCACGAGACTGCCTTCGGCACCATCGGTGGCGCCTGGCAGAGCGGCGAGCGCGCGGCGGAAGCGGCGTTGACCAGGATCGGCGCGCTGAAACCGGCCGCTCCGGAGAAGCCGGCGCGGCCGGCGAAGCGCAAGCCGCCACGGCGCGAGAGCCCTCGCGCGCCGGTCCTGGGCTGGCCCAGGATGTAA
- a CDS encoding YiiX/YebB-like N1pC/P60 family cysteine hydrolase: MGFVLDTIGKLIARYLQKELPGYEPFTPSDPERLRGLIQPGDVLLVEGNSRISGIIKYLTQSTWSHAALYVGPVDGAVEPNGEPHVLIEALVGDGVISAPLSKYFPYHTRLCRPVGLSFEDRTTVCRYAINRIGFGYDTKNIVDLMRYLFPVPVPQRWRRRMFALGSGDPTKIICSALIAQAFGAVHYPILPRITEAGSRQARREILHIRDSSLYMPRDFDISPYFAILKPTIERGFDYNELHWADKPKPLAEVAAEDDPFPARDDQDSEAPLAPQQRGVSTPMPVTDEPVM, translated from the coding sequence ATGGGTTTCGTGCTTGATACCATCGGAAAGCTGATCGCCCGGTACCTCCAGAAGGAGCTGCCGGGCTACGAGCCTTTTACGCCGAGCGATCCCGAGCGGCTGCGCGGCCTGATCCAGCCGGGCGACGTCCTGCTGGTGGAAGGCAACAGCCGGATCTCCGGCATCATCAAATATCTCACCCAGTCGACCTGGTCTCACGCCGCGCTCTATGTCGGCCCGGTGGACGGCGCCGTCGAGCCGAACGGCGAGCCTCACGTGCTGATCGAAGCGCTGGTCGGCGACGGCGTCATCTCCGCGCCGCTGTCGAAATATTTTCCTTACCACACGCGGTTGTGCCGGCCTGTCGGCCTGTCGTTCGAGGATCGCACCACCGTCTGCCGCTACGCCATCAACCGCATCGGTTTCGGCTACGACACCAAGAACATCGTCGACCTGATGCGCTACCTGTTTCCCGTGCCGGTGCCGCAGCGCTGGCGGCGACGCATGTTCGCGCTGGGGTCGGGTGATCCGACCAAGATCATCTGCTCGGCATTGATCGCCCAGGCCTTCGGCGCGGTCCACTATCCGATCCTGCCGCGGATCACCGAGGCCGGCAGCCGGCAGGCGCGGCGCGAGATCCTGCACATCCGCGATTCCTCGCTCTACATGCCGCGCGATTTCGATATCTCGCCCTATTTCGCCATCCTCAAACCGACGATCGAGCGCGGCTTCGACTACAACGAGCTGCACTGGGCCGACAAACCGAAGCCGCTCGCGGAGGTAGCGGCCGAAGACGATCCCTTTCCAGCGCGAGACGACCAAGATTCGGAGGCGCCGCTGGCGCCGCAGCAACGCGGCGTGAGCACGCCAATGCCTGTTACCGACGAACCCGTGATGTGA
- a CDS encoding sulfate transporter family protein: MLNDAFKALTQMISPPMRGILWRSIGLSLVLIAVIGILLQRLMSWLAGTGAVWLEATLGPSFDTTVNVLTWVLSIAASFGIVIGAVFLMPAVTSLVASFFVDDIADIVEREHYPAERPGTALPVGLASVEGVKTALLTVLVYLVALPFVVFAGIGVIGFFIATAWLLGREYFELAAMRFRPPAEAKALRRENAALIFTAGLFIAAFVSIPIVNLATPLFGMAFMVHVHKRLSGPRAELIEPSRPASIGRR; this comes from the coding sequence ATGCTGAACGACGCCTTCAAGGCCCTGACGCAGATGATCTCGCCGCCGATGCGCGGCATCTTGTGGAGGTCGATCGGCCTCTCGCTGGTGCTGATCGCCGTCATCGGCATCCTCCTGCAGCGACTGATGAGCTGGCTCGCCGGCACCGGCGCCGTGTGGCTGGAAGCGACGCTCGGCCCGTCCTTCGACACCACCGTCAATGTGCTGACCTGGGTGCTGTCGATCGCCGCGTCTTTCGGCATCGTCATCGGCGCGGTCTTCCTGATGCCGGCGGTGACCTCGCTGGTGGCGAGCTTCTTCGTCGACGACATCGCCGACATCGTCGAACGCGAACACTATCCGGCGGAGCGTCCCGGCACGGCGTTGCCGGTCGGACTGGCGAGTGTCGAGGGCGTCAAGACGGCGCTGCTCACCGTGCTCGTCTATCTCGTCGCGCTGCCCTTCGTGGTGTTTGCCGGCATCGGCGTCATCGGCTTCTTCATCGCCACCGCCTGGCTGCTCGGCCGCGAGTATTTCGAGCTCGCGGCCATGCGCTTCCGCCCGCCGGCCGAGGCCAAGGCGCTGCGCCGGGAGAATGCGGCGCTGATCTTCACCGCCGGCCTGTTCATCGCCGCCTTCGTCTCGATCCCGATCGTCAATCTGGCGACGCCGCTGTTCGGCATGGCCTTCATGGTCCACGTCCACAAGCGCCTGTCGGGGCCGCGCGCCGAACTGATCGAGCCGTCACGACCGGCTTCGATCGGGCGGCGGTGA
- the nth gene encoding endonuclease III, with protein MAKKINPAKVTPAVRPRAAVAKASKARAAKSPARAKVAGGKAKKTAYRPWTETEIKEAFRRFRAANPEPKGELEHLNPYTLLVAVVLSAQATDAGVNKATRNLFPIADTPQKMVALGEERLRELIKTIGLYRTKARNVIALSEQLITRHGSEVPRDRAALEALPGVGRKTANVVLNIAFGEPTIAVDTHLFRVGNRTGLATGKTPLEVELGLDRAIPAEFKRHAHHWLILHGRYTCVARKPLCERCLINDLCRWPEKTVAV; from the coding sequence ATGGCCAAGAAGATCAACCCTGCGAAGGTCACCCCTGCCGTGCGCCCGCGCGCAGCCGTGGCGAAGGCGAGCAAGGCGCGCGCCGCGAAATCGCCCGCGCGCGCCAAGGTGGCGGGCGGCAAAGCGAAAAAAACCGCGTACCGGCCCTGGACCGAAACCGAGATCAAAGAGGCCTTTCGCCGCTTCCGCGCCGCCAATCCGGAGCCCAAGGGGGAACTGGAGCATCTCAATCCCTACACGCTGCTGGTCGCGGTGGTGCTCTCGGCCCAGGCCACCGACGCCGGAGTCAACAAGGCGACCCGCAACCTGTTCCCAATCGCCGACACGCCGCAGAAGATGGTGGCGCTCGGCGAAGAGCGGTTGCGCGAATTGATCAAGACCATCGGCCTCTATCGCACCAAGGCCAGGAACGTGATCGCATTGTCCGAGCAGCTCATTACCCGTCACGGCAGCGAGGTGCCGCGCGACCGTGCCGCGCTCGAGGCGCTGCCGGGAGTGGGGCGCAAGACCGCGAATGTGGTGCTCAACATTGCCTTCGGCGAACCGACGATCGCCGTCGATACGCACCTGTTTCGTGTCGGCAATCGCACCGGCCTCGCCACCGGCAAGACGCCGCTGGAGGTCGAACTGGGGCTCGACCGGGCGATCCCGGCGGAGTTCAAGCGCCACGCCCATCACTGGCTGATCCTGCACGGGCGCTACACCTGCGTCGCCCGCAAGCCGCTGTGCGAGCGCTGCCTGATCAACGATCTTTGCCGCTGGCCGGAGAAGACGGTGGCGGTCTGA
- a CDS encoding DUF2244 domain-containing protein: protein MASNTEIDRDIDPAAARRTLLLAARLTPHRSLSRTGFTVLMSFIGLVSFAAGAAFCAMGAWPVLGFLGLDLLVIGWAFRVNFARARAFEEVDVSYEEVRVRRVDHRGRSLEWRFNPQWVRIDREAHAEFGIEHLYLVSRGDRISLASFLGADEKESFYKVLIGALNEARRGPSYNPVV from the coding sequence ATGGCGTCGAACACCGAAATTGACCGCGACATCGACCCGGCTGCGGCACGGCGCACCCTGCTGCTGGCGGCACGCCTGACGCCGCACCGCTCGCTCAGCCGCACCGGCTTTACGGTGTTGATGTCGTTCATTGGCCTGGTCAGCTTCGCCGCCGGCGCCGCCTTCTGCGCGATGGGCGCCTGGCCGGTGCTCGGCTTTCTCGGTCTCGACCTGCTGGTGATCGGCTGGGCGTTCCGGGTCAATTTCGCCCGCGCCCGCGCCTTCGAGGAGGTCGACGTCTCCTACGAGGAAGTGCGCGTGCGCCGGGTCGACCACCGCGGACGCAGCCTCGAATGGCGCTTCAATCCCCAGTGGGTGCGGATCGACCGCGAGGCCCATGCGGAGTTCGGCATCGAGCACCTCTACCTGGTCTCGCGCGGCGATCGCATCAGCCTCGCGAGCTTCCTCGGCGCGGACGAAAAAGAGAGCTTCTACAAGGTGTTGATCGGCGCCTTGAACGAGGCCCGGCGCGGCCCGAGCTACAATCCGGTGGTTTGA
- a CDS encoding methylated-DNA--[protein]-cysteine S-methyltransferase produces the protein MMNLALTDHHPARPGPQDAALRDYDAVRRAIAFMSERWRVQPPVDAVAEAAAVTTDELHHLFRRWAGLTPKAFMQALTLDHAKTLLRSSASVLDAALDSGLSGPGRLHDLFVTHEAMSPGEWKSGGEGMTLAYGFHPSPFGTAVVIASGRGLAGLAFADPGEEAAALADMQRRWPRAHYIQDAAATGALARRIFDPTLWRPDQPLRVILIGTDFEVRVWETLLRIPMGRATTYSDIALRLERPKASRAVGAAVGKNPISFVVPCHRVLGKSGALTGYHWGLTRKQAMLGWEAGRVGEPG, from the coding sequence ATGATGAATCTTGCCCTGACCGATCACCACCCGGCACGGCCGGGCCCCCAGGACGCCGCGCTGCGCGACTACGACGCCGTTCGGCGCGCCATCGCCTTCATGTCCGAGCGCTGGCGGGTGCAGCCGCCGGTGGATGCCGTGGCGGAGGCCGCCGCCGTCACCACCGACGAGTTGCATCACCTGTTCCGCCGCTGGGCCGGCCTGACGCCAAAGGCCTTCATGCAGGCCCTCACCCTCGATCACGCCAAGACGCTGCTACGCAGCTCCGCCAGTGTCCTCGACGCGGCGCTCGATTCCGGCCTGTCCGGGCCCGGCCGGCTGCACGACCTGTTCGTCACCCATGAGGCGATGTCGCCGGGCGAATGGAAATCCGGTGGCGAGGGCATGACCCTGGCCTACGGCTTCCACCCCTCGCCGTTCGGCACCGCGGTGGTGATCGCCAGCGGCCGCGGGCTTGCCGGTCTCGCCTTCGCCGATCCGGGTGAAGAGGCGGCCGCCCTCGCCGACATGCAGCGGCGCTGGCCGCGGGCACATTACATTCAGGACGCGGCAGCGACGGGCGCGCTGGCGCGGCGCATCTTCGACCCGACCCTGTGGCGCCCCGATCAGCCGTTGCGCGTCATCCTGATCGGCACCGATTTCGAAGTGCGGGTCTGGGAGACGCTGCTGAGGATTCCCATGGGCCGGGCCACGACCTATTCGGATATCGCCCTCAGGCTGGAACGGCCGAAGGCGTCCCGCGCCGTCGGTGCCGCCGTGGGCAAGAACCCGATCTCGTTCGTGGTGCCCTGCCATCGCGTCCTCGGCAAGAGCGGCGCCCTCACCGGCTATCACTGGGGCCTGACACGCAAGCAGGCCATGCTGGGCTGGGAAGCGGGACGGGTCGGCGAACCAGGCTGA
- a CDS encoding 2,3-bisphosphoglycerate-dependent phosphoglycerate mutase, with the protein MSDRLLVLVRHGQSEWNLKNLFTGWKDPGLTEKGIAEAEAAGRKLKAQGLSFDIAFTSALTRAQRTLTLMLAELGQSTLPVIADQALNERDYGELSGLNKDDARAKWGEEQVHIWRRSYDIAPPGGESLKDTLARALPYYVQEILPFVLRGKRTLISAHGNSLRALIMVLEKLTPEQIVKRELATGAPVIYTLNADSTVASKVDLAD; encoded by the coding sequence ATGAGCGATCGACTTCTCGTGCTGGTGCGCCACGGCCAGAGCGAATGGAATCTGAAGAATCTGTTCACCGGCTGGAAGGATCCCGGTCTCACCGAGAAGGGCATCGCCGAGGCCGAGGCCGCCGGCCGCAAGCTCAAGGCGCAGGGCCTGTCGTTCGACATCGCCTTTACTTCGGCGCTGACCCGCGCCCAGCGCACCCTCACTCTGATGCTCGCCGAACTCGGACAGAGCACGCTGCCGGTGATCGCCGACCAGGCCCTGAACGAGCGCGATTACGGTGAACTGTCGGGTCTCAACAAGGATGACGCCCGGGCGAAATGGGGCGAGGAGCAGGTGCACATCTGGCGCCGCTCCTATGACATCGCGCCGCCCGGCGGCGAGAGCCTCAAGGACACCCTTGCGCGCGCCTTGCCCTATTACGTCCAGGAGATCCTGCCGTTCGTGTTGCGCGGCAAGCGCACGCTGATCTCCGCGCACGGCAATTCGCTGCGGGCGCTGATCATGGTGCTGGAGAAGCTCACCCCCGAGCAGATCGTCAAGCGTGAACTCGCCACCGGCGCGCCGGTGATCTACACCCTCAACGCCGACTCCACGGTGGCATCGAAGGTCGATCTCGCCGATTGA
- the dapB gene encoding 4-hydroxy-tetrahydrodipicolinate reductase yields MADMRLIIAGAGGRMGRALVRAISETPGVVLAGALEAPGSELIGKDAGVLAGLPPCGVVLSGDLWALSANADGIIDFTVPAATIANVAIAAERGIVHVIGTTGLSASDDAVIRSVSKQAKVVQSGNMSLGVNLLAALVRRVAKALDDDFDIEIVEMHHRAKVDAPSGTAFLLGRAAAEGRGIDLSQHSVRSRDGHTGPRRTGDIGFATLRGGTATGDHSVIFAGPYERIELTHRSEDRMIFARGALKAALWAKDKPPGFYSMADVLGLSDF; encoded by the coding sequence ATGGCCGATATGCGCTTGATCATTGCCGGGGCGGGCGGCCGGATGGGCCGGGCGCTGGTGCGCGCCATCAGTGAGACCCCCGGGGTCGTGCTGGCCGGCGCTCTCGAGGCCCCCGGTTCGGAGCTGATCGGCAAGGATGCCGGCGTGCTCGCCGGCCTGCCGCCGTGCGGCGTCGTGCTGTCGGGCGATCTCTGGGCGCTATCGGCCAATGCCGACGGGATCATCGATTTTACCGTCCCGGCCGCCACCATCGCCAACGTCGCGATCGCCGCCGAGCGCGGCATCGTTCATGTCATCGGTACCACGGGCTTGTCGGCCTCCGACGATGCGGTGATCCGCAGCGTCTCCAAGCAGGCCAAGGTGGTGCAGTCCGGCAATATGAGCCTGGGCGTCAATCTTCTCGCCGCGCTGGTGCGGCGGGTGGCGAAGGCCCTCGACGATGATTTCGACATCGAAATCGTCGAGATGCATCACCGCGCCAAGGTCGATGCGCCGTCGGGGACGGCCTTTCTGCTCGGTCGCGCCGCCGCCGAAGGCCGCGGCATCGATCTCAGCCAGCATTCGGTGCGCTCGCGCGACGGCCATACCGGGCCGCGGCGGACCGGCGATATCGGCTTCGCCACCCTGCGCGGCGGCACCGCCACCGGCGATCATTCGGTGATCTTCGCCGGTCCCTACGAGCGTATCGAGCTGACGCATCGTTCCGAGGATCGCATGATCTTCGCCCGCGGCGCGCTCAAGGCGGCGCTGTGGGCCAAGGACAAGCCGCCGGGCTTCTACTCCATGGCCGATGTCCTCGGCCTCTCCGACTTCTAA
- a CDS encoding DUF1330 domain-containing protein: MAKGYWIARVDVQNPDGYKEYVAQNGPVFHKFGARFLVRGGSFEAKEGGNHRSRNVVLEFPDYETALACYESEDYQRLVRLRAPHGISDLIIVEGYDGPQP, encoded by the coding sequence ATGGCGAAGGGCTACTGGATCGCACGGGTCGATGTGCAGAACCCCGATGGCTATAAGGAATACGTCGCCCAGAACGGCCCGGTGTTTCACAAATTCGGCGCCAGGTTCCTGGTCCGTGGCGGTTCATTCGAGGCCAAGGAAGGTGGCAATCACCGCAGCCGCAACGTCGTCCTCGAGTTCCCCGACTACGAGACCGCCCTGGCTTGCTACGAATCCGAGGACTATCAGCGCCTGGTCAGGCTGCGTGCGCCCCACGGCATCTCGGATCTGATCATCGTCGAAGGCTATGACGGGCCGCAGCCCTGA
- the pyrF gene encoding orotidine-5'-phosphate decarboxylase: protein MPNAPLAPRDRLIVGLDLDSVELAEAMIARLGDSVSFYKIGYQLGFAGGLPLIRKLADAGKKVFADLKMHDIGNTVAHGVASIARSGASFVTVHAYPQTMKAAVEGRGDSALKVLAVTVLTSYDDADLGEAGYGLGVSALVEKRAAQARTIGVDGLVCSGEEAARLRGIVGDRLALVVPGIRPAGSAVGDQKRVMTPARAIAAGADYLVVARPILTASDPRAAADAIVAEIAEASGRAV from the coding sequence ATGCCGAACGCCCCGCTTGCTCCCCGCGACCGCCTGATCGTCGGTCTCGATCTCGACAGCGTCGAGCTCGCCGAAGCCATGATCGCCCGCCTCGGCGACAGCGTCAGCTTCTACAAGATCGGCTATCAGCTCGGGTTCGCCGGCGGCCTGCCATTGATCCGCAAGCTCGCCGATGCCGGCAAGAAGGTGTTCGCCGATCTCAAGATGCATGACATCGGCAACACGGTCGCCCATGGCGTTGCCAGCATCGCGCGATCCGGGGCGAGCTTCGTCACCGTGCATGCCTATCCGCAGACCATGAAGGCAGCAGTCGAAGGCCGCGGCGATTCCGCCCTGAAGGTGCTCGCGGTCACCGTGCTGACTTCCTACGATGATGCCGATCTCGGTGAAGCCGGCTACGGCCTCGGCGTCTCGGCGCTGGTCGAGAAGCGGGCGGCCCAGGCGAGGACGATCGGCGTCGACGGGCTGGTCTGCTCGGGCGAGGAGGCGGCGCGGTTGCGCGGCATTGTCGGCGATCGACTGGCGCTGGTCGTCCCTGGCATCCGCCCCGCCGGCAGCGCGGTCGGCGACCAGAAGCGGGTGATGACCCCGGCGCGCGCCATCGCGGCGGGAGCCGATTACCTAGTGGTCGCCCGACCGATCCTTACCGCCTCCGACCCGCGGGCCGCCGCGGACGCGATCGTCGCCGAGATCGCCGAGGCGTCCGGTCGGGCGGTCTGA
- a CDS encoding NADPH-dependent FMN reductase has protein sequence MSATRILVIPGSLRTGSFNVRLAAAATKELTLAGVNVTRISLADYPLPIYDADLEAQSGVPKAAVDLKHMIGAHRGILIITPEYNASVPPLLKNAIDWVSRVRERGEAPLAVFHRRAFAIAAASETRFGGLQALIALRQVLTLGCGANVIPHQLALAGADRAFDEMDALKDPRDAETLQGVVRQLVETAQVMT, from the coding sequence CTGTCCGCGACCCGGATCCTGGTGATTCCGGGTTCGCTGCGTACCGGCTCGTTCAATGTCCGCCTCGCGGCCGCCGCCACCAAGGAGCTGACGCTCGCCGGCGTGAATGTGACGCGGATCTCGCTCGCTGATTATCCGCTGCCGATCTACGACGCCGATCTCGAGGCGCAGAGCGGCGTGCCGAAGGCGGCGGTCGACCTCAAGCACATGATCGGCGCCCACCGCGGCATCCTGATCATCACGCCCGAGTACAACGCATCCGTGCCGCCGCTGCTGAAGAACGCCATCGACTGGGTCAGCCGTGTCCGCGAGCGCGGCGAGGCGCCGCTCGCCGTCTTTCACCGCCGCGCCTTCGCCATCGCCGCGGCGTCGGAGACCCGCTTCGGCGGGTTGCAGGCGCTGATCGCGCTTCGCCAGGTGCTCACGCTCGGCTGCGGCGCCAATGTCATTCCGCATCAGCTTGCGCTCGCCGGCGCCGATCGCGCCTTCGACGAGATGGACGCGCTCAAGGACCCCCGTGACGCCGAGACGCTGCAGGGCGTCGTCCGGCAGCTCGTCGAGACCGCGCAGGTGATGACGTGA
- a CDS encoding class I SAM-dependent methyltransferase, with amino-acid sequence MPSQPSARVLKKPLRLDDEVRFLRSWIEKPLHMGAVMPSGKLLARTMANYVDPHSDAPVIELGPGTGAITNALIERGVDQKRLVLVEYNPSFCALLRERYPQARIVQGDAYALRSSLWDVMTMPASAVVSGLPLVTKPMRTRLKLIRDAFVALKPGAPFIQFTYSVTPPIPKSLSGVHTEASDRIWMNLPPARVWVYRKG; translated from the coding sequence ATGCCCTCGCAACCGTCTGCGCGTGTCCTGAAGAAGCCGCTGCGTCTCGATGACGAAGTGCGCTTTCTTCGCTCGTGGATCGAAAAGCCGCTGCACATGGGCGCGGTGATGCCGTCCGGCAAGCTGCTGGCGCGGACCATGGCGAATTACGTCGATCCCCATTCGGACGCGCCGGTGATCGAGCTCGGCCCCGGCACCGGCGCCATCACCAACGCCCTGATCGAGCGTGGCGTCGATCAGAAGCGACTCGTTCTCGTCGAATACAATCCCAGCTTCTGCGCGCTGCTGCGCGAGCGCTATCCCCAGGCGCGCATCGTCCAGGGCGATGCCTATGCCCTGCGCTCGTCGCTGTGGGACGTCATGACGATGCCGGCCTCGGCGGTGGTATCGGGCCTGCCGCTGGTGACCAAGCCGATGCGCACCCGCCTCAAGCTGATCCGCGATGCCTTCGTCGCCCTGAAGCCGGGCGCCCCCTTCATCCAGTTCACCTATTCGGTGACGCCGCCCATTCCGAAATCGCTGTCGGGCGTCCACACCGAAGCGTCCGACCGGATCTGGATGAATCTTCCGCCCGCCCGCGTCTGGGTGTATCGCAAGGGCTGA